The proteins below come from a single Tribolium castaneum strain GA2 chromosome 9, icTriCast1.1, whole genome shotgun sequence genomic window:
- the LOC103312572 gene encoding cilia- and flagella-associated protein 70 yields MVKASTKASTKTSTKTKKQKSAASLPEGQPGSLRSKISVLTEEDLTNSAEITIVIQSYQNIPANYPSSHILTKCQYMGKSIGESTKVLLTDDPILITDHKFIIRCNIDSPNGLDKLVTHPVILQIFQTPNESRLFTESEHNLDIEKIILDENLSSIESALSLYEALTGDVVEKVDIIASPSNKKVKSKSKKKKSKDKISKSSKGSKQSKDNVKRKSSKDSKKSKGSSKASSKKGRSKDKLPKKTDSVKSETETGACVIDLLPLIFGNSTFTEFVPLIIPHTFCDDRMTRYSHKPGLSVMVSIDKPVEFPCTPILANLTLESIYNIPSIMNNEMECQVCMVIPSANLPHKPVLFKNGTYKEVAPQKEYKQWPEVPNESYFNKTAYKVESDTSNVKNCVDNVKNIEEATSESKPVIQFNCVKRNVLLKEGFFTLYDHIRKYRRLVLEFYVFKKQTEHKKESKPSKVKSRTSSTTIDEVKEKPTSYLHLMAVVDLSSLIFPGVTKLRLAAPLTTFHYQEALFYGGLNDSHFFPSPKLESAVLHKNESKLKAHKKDKKSKSDKSSAKSKGSKKTKGSKKSKDSKKSKGSKKSKGSKKSKGSKKSKEKKAKKHPKEDLNLNDALPAEPPPETPPEPSKKVYNEKGQQTFIVLEIELTQPLVEKATVSDLHGSLKQLVHVKPAVSKIMLNKQLDTTLCKKIVKEVIYKINETYCTYIEKKNQCHCSNQADFLTYIKRSGLYQNLVFTVGHVACLIAQFKLDKIEKVQSIHKYHNFLEHIFVWLMSEVNHVLNEMTTIGRHIKAFPESSLKSLLFYAKEAEEIGNAALAEQYYLKRMQYDPTNPGPWFDFAVYKVGKGDYESALMCLQEALTRKLYHHNSLLLTGVLLAETKRFKEAEMCLLTLMVQESRWTEGWAVLYLFYKEVDNAGGMDLSKEMVLKYLDDPRSPTDDFIKNEDLVWTSEICPNTLYFKASVILLKMRLYSWVENALACELREPGVVHYLLAVICYYKKNYHHALEHLDRARFFHGSDRAVLSLTGHCYLAIGKQQEAYEQYSHILESFQRPDNIHLVYLNCAKVAPNAQEAKKLLLTACKHRPTPYTWMACGIAYLKLNDFLSAEECFSESVFLDNSRADAWGYLTLTNLKMRRLNEAEMCYALALKNDLTDQCLLDEIQIGFEKLKSK; encoded by the exons atggTTAAAGCTTCAACTAAAGCCTCTACAAAAACTTcgactaaaacaaaaaag CAAAAAAGTGCCGCTAGTCTTCCGGAAGGTCAGCCTGGGTCGCTGAGGTCAAAAATAAGCGTTTTGACCGAAGAAGACTTAACGAATTCGGCTGAGATTACGATAGTTATACAAAGTTACCAGAATATT CCTGCCAATTATCCTTCTTCACATATATTGACCAAATGTCAATATATGGGGAAAAGTATTGGGGAAAGTACAAAAGTGCTACTCACCGATGATCCGATCCTAATAACCGACCACAAATTTATCATTAGATGTAACATTGATTCCCCCAATGGCTTAGATAAATTAGTGACCCATCCCGTGATCC tccaaatttttcaaacaccaAACGAGTCTCGCTTATTCACCGAGAGTGAGCACAACTTGgacattgaaaaaattattttagacgaaAATTTATCGTCAATTGAAAGCGCTCTCTCCTTATACGAGGCACTGACCGGAGACGTGGTGGAAAAAGTTGACATTATAGCCTCCCCGAGtaataaaaaagtcaaaagcaaatcgaaaaaaaagaaaagcaaAGACAAAATCAGCAAGTCGAGTAAAGGCAGCAAGCAAAGCAAAGACAACGTTAAGCGAAAATCAAGCAAAGACAGCAAAAAATCCAAGGGTTCGTCAAAAGCATCATCGAAAAAAGGGCGCAGTAAAGACAAACTCCCGAAAAAAACCGACAGTGTTAAAAGCGAAACGGAAACTGGAGCTTGCGTCATAGATCTGTTGCCGCTCATTTTTg GTAACTCCACTTTTACCGAATTTGTGCCCCTGATCATCCCTCACACGTTTTGCGACGACCGTATGACTCGGTATTCACACAAACCTGGGCTTTCTGTAATGGTATCAATCGATAAACCTGTAGAATTTCCTTGCACACCAATTTTAGCAAACTTAACGTTGGAGTCGATTTACAACATTCCCTCAATCATGAATAACGAAATGGAATGCCAAGTTTGTATGGTCATACCTTCTGCAAACCTG CCCCATAAACCAgtgttgtttaaaaatggaacTTACAAAGAAGTCGCGCCACAAAAGGAGTACAAACAGTGGCCGGAAGTTCCAAACGAGagttatttcaataaaacagCATATAA aGTGGAGAGCGATACTAGCAATGTCAAAAACTGTGTAGACAATGTCAAGAACATAGAGGAAGCCACCAGTGAGAGTAAACCAGTGATACAGTTTAACTGTGTTAAAAGAAATGTCCTCCTAAAGGAAGGGTTTTTCACTTTGTATGACCACATTCGAAAATATCGCAGACTTGTACTTGAGTTTTATGTCTTTAAGAAGCAAACT GAACATAAGAAAGAATCAAAACCATCGAAAGTCAAAAGTAGGACAAGTTCTACAACTATTGACGAAGTTAAAGAAAAACCAACGAGTTATCTTCACTTAATGGCCGTGGTCGACCTTTCGTCGCTCATTTTTCCCGGAG TCACTAAGCTGCGTTTGGCTGCACCCTTGACCACGTTTCACTACCAAGAAGCCCTGTTTTACGGTGGTTTAAACGACTCACATTTTTTCCCTTCTCCAAAACTTGAATCGGCTGTATTACATAAGAACGAATCTAAGTTGAAAGCtcacaaaaaagataaaaagtcCAAGAGCGACAAATCGAGCGCGAAATCAAAAGGAAGTAAGAAAACAAAAGGGagtaaaaaatctaaagacagcaaaaaatccaaagggagcaaaaaatccaaagggagcaaaaaatctaaagggagcaaaaaatcaaaagagaAAAAAGCCAAGAAACACCCGAAAgaagatttaaatttaaatgat GCGTTGCCAGCGGAGCCCCCTCCTGAGACACCCCCAGAACCCAGTAAAAAAGTCTACAACGAAAAGGGGCAACAAACATTTATTGTGTTAGAAATAGAACTGACACAACCCCTAGTTGAAAAGGCTACAGTTAGTGATTTACACGGCAG TTTGAAACAGTTAGTTCATGTGAAACCAGCGGTCTCAAAAATAATGCTCAACAAGCAACTGGACACGACActgtgcaaaaaaattgtgaaagaagtcatatataaaataaacgaAACGTACTGTACTTACATTGAGAAGAAAAATCAGTGTCACT GTTCAAACCAAGCCGACTTTTTGACTTACATAAAACGTTCCGGTTTGTACCAAAACCTGGTTTTTACTGTGGGACATGTCGCCTGTTTAATCGCCCAATTTAAATTGGACAAGATCGAAAAAGTGCAGTCGATTCACAAATATCACAATTTTTTGGAACACATATTTGTCTGGTTGATGAGTGAAGTCAATCATGTTTTGAATGAAATGACGACAATAGGCCGGCATATTAAGGCTTTCCCCGAAAGTTCGCTAAAGTCTCTCTTATTTTACGCCAAAGAGGCGGAAGAGATTGGAAACGCGGCTTTGGCGgaacaatattatttaaag AGAATGCAATACGACCCAACAAACCCTGGTCCTTGGTTTGATTTTGCTGTTTACAAGGTCGGAAAAGGGGACTACGAAAGCGCCCTAATGTGTTTACAAGAGGCTTTAACCAGAAAATTGTACCATCACAATAG TTTATTACTAACTGGTGTACTTCTCGCCGAAACTAAACGTTTCAAAGAGGCGGAAATGTGTTTATTGACTTTAATGGTTCAAGAGTCTCGGTGGACTGAAG gaTGGGCTGTTCTCTACTTATTTTACAAAGAAGTGGATAACGCTGGAGGAATGGATTTATCGAAAGAAATGGTTTTGAAATATTTGGACGATCCTCGATCTCCAACTGacgattttataaaaaatgaggACTTAGTATGGACTTCGGAAATATGTCCGAACACGTTATATTTCAAAGCAAGCGTCATTCTTTTGAAAATGAGGCTATACTCA TGGGTGGAGAACGCACTAGCATGCGAGTTGAGAGAGCCTGGAGTTGTGCACTATTTGTTGGCtgttatttgttattacaagaaaaattatcATCATGCACTTGAACATTTAGACCGAGCACGATTTTTCCATGGTTCT GACCGTGCAGTTTTGAGTTTAACAGGCCACTGTTACCTAGCCATTGGGAAACAACAAGAAGCATACGAACAGTATTCACACATTTTAGAATCTTTTCAAAGACCTGATAATATTCATCTAGTTTACTTGAACTGTGCTAAAGTAGCGCCCAACGCACaggaagcaaaaaaattattacttacaGCTTGTAAACACAGACCGACTCCATACACATGGATGGCTTGTGGCATTGCATATTTGAAA ttgAACGATTTTTTGAGCGCCGAGGAGTGTTTTTCTGAGTCGGTTTTCTTAGATAATTCAAGAGCTGACGCTTGGGGTTATCTAACATTGACTAATTTGAAAATGCGACGGCTTAATGAGGCTGAAATGTGTTACGCATTAGCACTGAAG aatGATTTAACAGATCAATGTTTGCTGGATGAGATACAAATTGGgttcgaaaaattaaaatcaaaataa